The following coding sequences are from one Formosa haliotis window:
- a CDS encoding PRC-barrel domain-containing protein produces MNTNEKHLYDLDELSDYKISEGYADIRGWDVKDIDNRVIGKVDNLLVNKEAQRVVYIDVEVDKSIIDASHDPYSTDGNGEVREFINKDGENHIIIPIGLIDINSDLKHVYTHTVNYRTFSETKRYRKGDNVDRAYEVQVLDSYKRDYAHQNHQDALKTERIETIHANDTINEERIRELARDEIRKFHTIGASYFSKTEIDETDLQSKTHKNYPYDEESFYNRHEFENNPFKSNQKSRR; encoded by the coding sequence ATGAACACAAACGAAAAGCACTTATACGATTTAGACGAACTTTCCGATTATAAAATTTCTGAAGGCTATGCCGATATTAGAGGTTGGGACGTAAAAGACATAGATAACCGAGTAATAGGAAAAGTAGATAATTTACTAGTTAATAAAGAAGCACAGCGCGTTGTTTATATAGACGTAGAGGTAGACAAATCTATTATTGACGCAAGTCATGATCCATATAGTACCGACGGCAACGGGGAGGTTAGAGAGTTTATTAATAAAGATGGTGAAAATCATATTATTATACCCATTGGTTTGATAGATATAAATTCCGATTTAAAACACGTTTACACCCACACTGTAAACTACAGAACGTTTTCTGAAACTAAACGTTATCGAAAAGGTGACAATGTAGATCGCGCTTACGAAGTACAAGTATTAGATTCTTATAAACGAGATTATGCGCATCAAAACCATCAGGATGCTCTAAAAACTGAAAGAATAGAAACTATTCATGCGAACGATACTATTAATGAAGAACGGATTAGAGAACTGGCACGTGACGAAATAAGAAAATTTCATACCATTGGTGCTTCTTATTTCTCTAAGACTGAAATAGATGAAACTGATTTGCAATCGAAAACTCATAAAAATTACCCTTATGATGAGGAAAGTTTTTACAACAGACATGAGTTCGAAAACAACCCATTTAAAAGTAATCAGAAGTCTAGAAGATAA
- a CDS encoding CRTAC1 family protein: MKLNKMNLCLAGLTLGLFVGLQHRGFAQSEAKLPLIFSEVSNKIFPRQEKNLRKWDAPVVADLDRDGYQDLLINDHGYGIQVCWNNKGKFAKPIDIIMGDLHGLSIGDINKDGQLEVIMSRGGGSGSNARNSKVYTVNKQREFIPLPEFKVPLEFMRGRTVKFIDGDNDGDLDLLNFAFPDAVKKGESENYVYENDGKGELFVKSKLPAVKADGQKTVVTDINNDGVLDILLYGNGRVQAFLGKGDLTYTDATDKVFPYNILDVTSINEIDFDNDGDLDLYITRGLDFEIGETFFNSDTKTWGFFTKRGEFLFDNLKVGDVLQMENFQSQWPNNATYFIGEASYDYEFPGETHSGKDITLVNSNALGFPDNANYKDKTGFYIGYIGNDAWRIAGYLFAPATGVVHGVKSYPAYQHPKGLTDVLLENVGGKYKDVTKKMNIFFEEHSAAATVADFDNNGFTDVLVIKRGDLVNENASILYLNYGDEGFEELKHSQIISTELGAIGMAVEVIDYNEDGKVDVVIGNERGKWHLFKNDLPLIKNTNFITVEVGNSAKNNTTALGALVEVNACGNKQKHRIGSTGAQYSQGFNNQMHFGLGNCTKPGKVKVTWSNGESESKNIKAINTKLSIGKQE, encoded by the coding sequence ATGAAATTAAATAAAATGAACCTGTGTTTAGCAGGTCTTACATTAGGGCTTTTTGTAGGGTTACAGCATAGAGGTTTTGCACAATCGGAAGCAAAATTACCCCTTATTTTTTCTGAGGTTTCTAACAAGATATTTCCGCGTCAGGAGAAAAATTTAAGAAAATGGGACGCCCCTGTAGTTGCCGATTTAGATCGCGATGGCTACCAAGACTTACTTATTAACGATCATGGCTATGGCATTCAAGTTTGTTGGAATAATAAAGGCAAATTTGCAAAACCTATAGACATTATCATGGGTGATTTACATGGTTTATCTATTGGCGACATCAATAAAGACGGACAATTAGAAGTTATTATGTCTCGCGGTGGCGGTTCTGGTAGTAATGCTAGAAATTCTAAAGTTTATACGGTAAATAAACAGCGCGAATTTATTCCGCTACCAGAATTTAAAGTGCCTTTAGAGTTTATGCGTGGTCGTACCGTAAAGTTTATCGATGGGGATAATGATGGGGATTTAGATTTGTTAAATTTTGCTTTTCCCGATGCGGTTAAAAAAGGTGAAAGTGAAAATTATGTCTATGAAAATGATGGTAAAGGCGAATTATTTGTGAAATCGAAATTACCAGCAGTTAAAGCCGACGGACAAAAAACAGTAGTAACCGATATTAATAACGATGGGGTATTAGATATTTTACTTTACGGTAATGGTCGTGTTCAGGCCTTTTTAGGTAAAGGCGATTTAACCTATACCGATGCCACAGACAAAGTGTTTCCTTATAATATTTTAGACGTTACAAGTATCAATGAAATAGATTTCGATAACGATGGGGATTTAGATTTATACATCACTAGAGGTCTAGATTTTGAAATTGGAGAGACCTTTTTTAATAGCGATACCAAAACTTGGGGTTTCTTTACAAAGCGTGGAGAATTCTTGTTTGATAATTTAAAAGTTGGCGATGTTTTACAAATGGAAAATTTCCAGTCGCAATGGCCAAACAACGCCACATATTTTATAGGTGAGGCCTCTTACGATTATGAGTTTCCTGGTGAAACACATTCGGGAAAAGACATAACATTGGTAAATAGTAATGCTTTAGGCTTTCCAGATAACGCCAATTATAAAGATAAAACAGGATTTTATATAGGTTATATTGGTAACGATGCTTGGCGTATCGCGGGGTATTTATTTGCGCCAGCAACAGGCGTTGTTCATGGAGTTAAAAGTTACCCAGCCTATCAACATCCAAAAGGGTTAACCGATGTGTTATTGGAAAACGTGGGTGGAAAATATAAGGATGTTACCAAGAAAATGAATATCTTTTTTGAAGAACATAGCGCCGCTGCAACCGTTGCCGATTTTGATAACAACGGATTTACCGATGTTTTAGTGATTAAAAGAGGTGATTTGGTAAATGAAAACGCATCTATTTTGTATTTAAATTATGGTGATGAAGGTTTTGAAGAATTGAAACACAGCCAAATTATTTCAACAGAATTAGGAGCCATAGGTATGGCTGTTGAAGTTATCGATTATAATGAAGATGGTAAAGTGGATGTGGTTATTGGGAACGAACGTGGTAAATGGCATCTGTTTAAAAACGACTTGCCGCTAATTAAAAACACTAATTTTATAACGGTTGAGGTCGGAAATTCTGCAAAGAATAACACGACAGCTTTAGGCGCGTTAGTAGAAGTGAATGCCTGTGGAAATAAGCAAAAACATCGTATTGGCTCTACAGGAGCACAATATTCACAAGGTTTTAATAATCAAATGCATTTTGGTTTAGGCAACTGTACTAAACCAGGAAAAGTAAAAGTAACCTGGTCAAATGGCGAATCGGAATCAAAAAATATTAAAGCTATAAATACTAAACTTAGTATAGGGAAACAAGAATAG
- a CDS encoding glycoside hydrolase family 127 protein — protein MSTTKKHTTAITNTSNSPFVKLKSINFGDCKWTSGFWADKVKNAGDKMLPYMGDLLCGDIGHGLNNFKIAAGEKEGEHKGFYWHDGDFFKFMEAKTYVYGLTKDEAILKELDEYIALIGRAQEPDGYIHTHVQITEGVDRFENRKYHEMYNFGHLFIAGSVHYRITGQSNFLDIAVKMADLLYTYFMPDTKHYQRFGFNQTQIMGLVELYRTVGDKRYLNLAEKFINRRGTFEIKHDSTTEGYPIGDMVQERTPLRESEEAVGHAVLALYYYAGAADVYAETGEKALIEALDKLWENVTDKKMYATGAVGQAHYGASTNLDMIEEGFIDAYMMPNMTAYNETCANLCNAMFSHRMMGIHAQSRYADIIELVLYNSGLSGIGIEGKDYFYSNPLRMVNNSRNYDAHADVTESPVRQPYLECFCCPPNLVRTICKSSGWAYNLSENGVAVVLFGANNLDTTMLDGSPLKLSQDTEYPWKGLVKITVDTCKSTAFDIQIRIPKWATGSTLKVNGEAVDVAVTPGTFATINRTWSVGDTITLDMLMEITLIEGHARIEEVRNQVAIKRGPMVYCIETPDLPNDTSILDVYLNGNAALEAKHQPDFLGGITTISGEILLRLDNNTETMYQAVKKPSFKAFNTQFVPYFAWSNRGQAEMTVFMPVVW, from the coding sequence ATGAGTACAACAAAAAAACATACCACAGCAATTACAAATACTTCCAACAGTCCTTTTGTAAAATTAAAGAGCATCAATTTTGGAGATTGTAAATGGACGTCTGGCTTTTGGGCCGATAAGGTTAAAAATGCAGGAGATAAAATGCTGCCTTATATGGGCGATTTATTATGTGGCGATATTGGTCATGGTTTAAATAATTTTAAAATTGCTGCCGGAGAAAAGGAAGGCGAACATAAGGGGTTTTATTGGCATGATGGCGATTTCTTTAAGTTTATGGAAGCCAAAACCTATGTTTATGGTTTAACCAAAGACGAAGCTATTTTAAAAGAATTAGACGAATACATCGCACTTATTGGAAGAGCGCAAGAACCAGATGGTTACATTCATACCCATGTGCAAATAACCGAAGGTGTCGATCGTTTTGAAAACCGAAAGTACCACGAAATGTACAATTTCGGACACCTTTTTATTGCAGGATCTGTGCATTATCGCATTACAGGGCAGTCTAACTTTTTAGATATCGCTGTAAAAATGGCCGATTTATTATACACTTACTTTATGCCAGACACGAAACATTATCAGCGTTTCGGCTTCAACCAAACACAAATTATGGGCTTGGTAGAATTGTATAGAACGGTAGGCGATAAGCGTTATTTAAATTTAGCCGAGAAATTTATTAACCGTCGTGGTACATTCGAAATTAAGCACGATTCCACTACAGAAGGCTATCCTATTGGCGATATGGTTCAAGAAAGAACCCCTTTACGAGAATCTGAAGAAGCTGTTGGTCATGCCGTTTTGGCCTTGTATTATTATGCAGGGGCAGCCGATGTGTATGCCGAAACCGGCGAGAAAGCTTTAATTGAAGCTTTAGATAAACTTTGGGAGAATGTTACCGATAAGAAAATGTACGCTACAGGTGCTGTGGGGCAAGCACATTACGGAGCTTCAACAAATTTAGATATGATTGAAGAAGGCTTCATTGATGCTTATATGATGCCAAACATGACGGCCTATAACGAAACCTGTGCCAACCTTTGTAATGCCATGTTTAGCCACAGAATGATGGGAATTCATGCGCAATCACGATACGCCGATATTATAGAACTTGTATTATACAACAGTGGTTTGTCTGGAATTGGTATTGAAGGAAAAGATTATTTCTACTCTAATCCGTTGCGTATGGTAAACAATTCAAGGAATTACGATGCGCACGCCGATGTTACAGAAAGTCCTGTAAGACAACCGTATTTAGAGTGTTTTTGTTGTCCGCCAAACTTAGTAAGAACCATTTGTAAAAGTTCAGGATGGGCTTATAACTTATCTGAAAACGGTGTAGCTGTGGTTTTATTCGGTGCTAATAATTTAGATACCACCATGCTAGATGGTTCGCCATTAAAATTATCTCAAGATACAGAGTACCCATGGAAAGGTTTAGTGAAAATTACTGTTGATACTTGTAAAAGTACCGCTTTCGATATTCAAATTAGAATACCAAAATGGGCAACAGGGAGCACTTTAAAAGTAAATGGTGAAGCTGTAGATGTTGCGGTTACCCCTGGAACATTTGCTACCATAAATAGAACATGGAGCGTTGGCGATACCATAACTTTAGATATGCTTATGGAAATTACTTTAATCGAAGGGCATGCTAGAATAGAAGAAGTGCGTAACCAAGTGGCTATAAAAAGAGGGCCAATGGTGTACTGTATTGAAACACCAGATTTACCAAATGACACGAGTATTCTAGACGTGTATTTAAATGGAAATGCTGCCTTAGAAGCAAAGCATCAGCCAGACTTTTTAGGTGGTATTACTACCATTAGTGGCGAGATTTTATTGCGTTTAGATAATAATACCGAAACCATGTACCAAGCAGTAAAGAAACCTTCGTTTAAAGCGTTTAATACGCAGTTTGTGCCTTATTTTGCTTGGAGCAATAGAGGTCAAGCAGAAATGACGGTGTTTATGCCAGTGGTGTGGTAA
- a CDS encoding helix-turn-helix domain-containing protein, translating to MATSIVTTEDLIEFRAKLLQDIKTLLSNKDKKEFKKHIRSSEVMNLLNISPGTLQNFRINGTIPYTKIGNIIYYKLTDIQKILEENRISDGGPH from the coding sequence ATGGCCACAAGTATCGTAACAACAGAAGACCTTATTGAGTTTAGAGCAAAACTTCTACAGGATATCAAAACCCTATTATCGAATAAGGATAAGAAAGAGTTCAAAAAACATATTAGATCCTCCGAAGTTATGAATCTTTTAAATATTAGCCCTGGAACATTACAAAACTTTCGTATAAACGGAACAATACCATATACCAAAATTGGAAATATTATCTATTATAAGTTAACAGACATTCAAAAGATATTAGAAGAGAATAGAATATCAGATGGTGGTCCACATTAA
- a CDS encoding sulfatase — MKTIFKITAGLYCILASFQLLAQQKQPNVLFIAVDDLRAELGTYGSPIVKSPNIDALAEQGIQFNRAYCQQAICGPSRASIMTGSYTETINVIDLFQDFRANRPAIKTIPQHFRENGYETVYTGKVFHGQYTDDEMSWSRKPTRVERNANTPKTEGGYALEESQLIYINNKKALDTKYGEKLIRENWLAKGPVTECADVPDETYDDGYNTKLAIATLKDMVNKGDKPWFIGLGFKKPHLDWIAPKKYWDLYDEKNIPISTQVNPPKNGASMGLSESLEVRVSADMPKTGPFSPELQRKLKHGYFACISYIDAQIGKMVAALKATGQYENTIIVLWSDHGFNLGEMGYWGKATNYELATRVPFIIVAPETNKKAKGKVSNATVELIDVFPTLCDLAGLDKPSHLEGQSLVPILKKPSLKSQKPAFSVFPTPALREWAARPFTPPFRTTFFMPLIEKIETKIETQMGDKWDRKTFEQFVMGYAMRTDRYRLVLWKDRRHPEATPLFIELYDHEKDPNETVNIANKNPELVTKLTETFNKEYRKS; from the coding sequence ATGAAAACAATTTTCAAAATAACTGCAGGTTTATACTGTATTTTAGCCTCTTTCCAATTATTAGCGCAACAAAAGCAGCCTAATGTTTTATTTATTGCGGTAGATGATTTACGTGCCGAATTAGGAACATACGGCTCTCCCATTGTAAAATCGCCAAATATTGATGCCTTAGCAGAACAAGGCATACAATTTAATCGTGCCTACTGTCAGCAAGCTATTTGCGGACCATCTAGAGCAAGTATCATGACGGGATCTTACACTGAAACGATAAACGTTATCGATCTTTTTCAAGATTTTCGAGCTAATCGTCCTGCTATTAAAACCATTCCGCAGCATTTTAGAGAAAACGGATACGAAACCGTTTATACTGGTAAAGTATTTCATGGTCAATATACAGACGATGAGATGTCTTGGAGCAGAAAGCCAACCCGCGTGGAACGCAACGCAAATACACCAAAAACAGAAGGCGGTTATGCTCTTGAAGAAAGCCAATTAATCTACATAAACAATAAGAAAGCTTTAGATACAAAATATGGCGAGAAATTAATTAGAGAAAATTGGCTAGCAAAAGGCCCTGTAACAGAATGTGCCGATGTACCCGATGAGACCTATGATGATGGCTACAATACCAAACTTGCCATTGCTACTTTAAAAGATATGGTTAACAAAGGCGACAAACCTTGGTTTATCGGTTTAGGCTTTAAAAAACCACATTTAGATTGGATTGCTCCTAAAAAATACTGGGACTTGTATGATGAAAAAAACATTCCGATTTCCACACAAGTAAACCCGCCTAAAAATGGTGCTAGTATGGGTTTATCAGAATCTTTAGAAGTTCGTGTGTCTGCCGATATGCCTAAAACTGGTCCGTTTTCGCCTGAACTACAACGCAAGTTAAAACACGGTTATTTTGCCTGCATTAGTTATATCGATGCGCAAATTGGTAAAATGGTTGCCGCGTTAAAGGCCACAGGACAATACGAAAACACGATAATTGTATTATGGTCCGATCATGGTTTTAACTTAGGAGAAATGGGCTATTGGGGAAAAGCGACCAATTATGAACTTGCAACCCGTGTGCCTTTTATAATTGTAGCTCCAGAAACCAACAAAAAAGCTAAAGGAAAAGTCTCGAATGCCACTGTAGAATTAATTGATGTATTTCCAACTCTGTGTGATTTAGCTGGTTTAGACAAACCAAGCCATTTAGAAGGACAAAGTTTGGTGCCAATTTTAAAGAAACCAAGTTTAAAATCTCAAAAACCTGCTTTTAGTGTGTTCCCTACCCCTGCACTTCGCGAATGGGCTGCAAGACCTTTTACCCCACCATTTAGAACGACCTTTTTCATGCCTTTAATTGAAAAAATCGAGACTAAAATTGAAACCCAAATGGGCGATAAATGGGATAGAAAAACATTTGAACAATTTGTTATGGGTTACGCCATGCGCACCGATCGCTATCGATTAGTACTTTGGAAAGATCGCAGACACCCTGAAGCCACACCACTATTCATCGAACTTTACGACCATGAAAAAGACCCTAATGAAACCGTAAACATTGCTAATAAAAATCCAGAATTGGTAACAAAATTAACTGAAACGTTTAATAAAGAGTACAGAAAATCTTAA
- a CDS encoding family 16 glycosylhydrolase — MISKKHFKTLVPLSLMACFTIGLVQTTKAQSRKSKDKVYPFSDPKNNEGWVLNEAISDEFEGTSIDTTKWFVEGQNGDYYIWKGRAPSQFAPHNVIVEDGKLKLRTQWEPDYPFAQEEYADGNMGASTYGIYEGKPLPITTAAVVGKKRFLNGYMEVRSKVGNAAITGAFWAIGYEQELDVYELMGNPKNKKGNIREDSYLATAHDWSPPAERPTNVFQHTENLPYRTADEFHVYGAEWGEDFLKLFIDGKLVHHFTQDDVGLDWVLNNPMEIWLDSEIFKWLGLPHKEELPVDFEIEYMRVWQKPTDNLLAKDRAFYGFEGPILFEENPRPLKMVPEDSNANDYQKFWLFDEVSSKYLTIVEGDYASGVNSLKFSGFGKNQSLEVHEVSALTPEGAVKLPKGDFIVSMKVWLDQGRVADKIHMTLTNPKVEITFSDLDKQPRRQWVTVEAKISRNASAKNDQMRIAIKKSDLPKTKAARLFIDDITIKKAK, encoded by the coding sequence ATGATTTCAAAAAAACATTTTAAAACCCTGGTGCCTTTATCTTTAATGGCGTGTTTTACTATAGGTTTAGTGCAAACAACTAAAGCACAGTCTAGAAAGTCTAAAGATAAAGTGTATCCCTTTTCTGATCCTAAAAACAATGAGGGTTGGGTGCTTAATGAAGCTATTAGCGATGAGTTTGAAGGCACTTCTATCGATACAACCAAATGGTTTGTAGAGGGGCAAAATGGTGATTATTACATTTGGAAAGGGCGTGCTCCTTCACAATTTGCACCACATAATGTTATTGTAGAAGATGGTAAATTAAAGTTAAGAACGCAATGGGAACCCGATTATCCGTTTGCCCAAGAAGAATATGCCGATGGTAATATGGGCGCATCAACCTACGGTATTTATGAAGGTAAGCCACTACCCATAACCACGGCAGCTGTGGTTGGGAAAAAGCGTTTTTTAAACGGTTATATGGAAGTGCGTTCTAAAGTAGGTAATGCAGCCATTACGGGTGCATTTTGGGCCATTGGTTACGAGCAGGAATTGGATGTTTATGAACTAATGGGGAATCCTAAAAATAAAAAAGGAAACATTAGGGAAGATTCGTATTTGGCTACGGCTCACGACTGGAGTCCGCCAGCCGAACGCCCAACAAATGTATTTCAGCATACCGAAAATTTGCCTTATAGAACCGCAGACGAATTTCACGTGTACGGTGCAGAATGGGGAGAAGATTTCTTAAAATTATTTATTGATGGCAAATTAGTACACCACTTTACACAAGATGATGTTGGATTGGATTGGGTACTAAACAACCCTATGGAAATTTGGTTGGATTCCGAAATTTTTAAATGGTTAGGATTGCCTCATAAGGAAGAGTTGCCAGTCGATTTTGAAATTGAATACATGCGTGTATGGCAAAAACCAACAGATAATTTATTAGCTAAAGATCGCGCGTTTTACGGTTTTGAAGGGCCTATTTTATTTGAAGAAAATCCTAGACCTTTAAAAATGGTTCCAGAAGATTCAAATGCAAACGACTACCAGAAATTTTGGTTATTCGATGAGGTTTCTTCAAAATATTTAACCATTGTTGAAGGCGATTATGCTTCAGGAGTAAATAGTTTAAAGTTTTCTGGCTTCGGAAAAAATCAATCTTTAGAAGTTCATGAAGTGAGTGCTTTAACACCAGAAGGTGCGGTAAAATTACCAAAAGGAGACTTTATAGTATCTATGAAAGTATGGTTAGATCAAGGTCGTGTGGCAGACAAAATACACATGACGCTTACAAATCCTAAGGTGGAAATTACATTTTCAGATTTAGACAAACAACCACGTCGCCAATGGGTAACTGTTGAAGCTAAAATTTCCAGAAATGCATCGGCAAAAAACGACCAGATGCGTATCGCGATTAAAAAATCAGATTTACCAAAAACTAAGGCAGCACGACTGTTTATAGATGATATTACAATAAAAAAAGCAAAATAA
- a CDS encoding glycoside hydrolase family 42, with protein MPRKQTNKSLQSLLFILVITVFISCKKEEPKSLEAQAQDKIETLTNLMDTAKAKSIDVTREETTVWFAHEFLKFANWDEAHQDDIEKLFGYYAPLAEDKKKSAEDLPDFERKKVIQILDKSINDLEQVLAGKITRRPVAKVDWENIEVAKDMFLSHGKPVFLYDYFSKTVGKPLTNTSVYNDYLGNIYHGGSTLYEVNQDRAINPYILKEDGTFDQEKLKLITDIPDTNVGFLILWNMGMPDWVHKQDPEIEKGRSLFTGFDIDNPLARKVWSDVIQKSGELTKGKKVTQMGYILSNEPHWFSEKGHWTSRFHEMTELSSYTIDKLKKWLEVKYKGNIKALNKNWNTSFKNFAAVEIEIPIDKAKQGTPIWYDWCRYNMDRSIDWFSYLQGELRKTNPDADTSIKIMPNMFTESGRTHGIDTEALTNLTSMIGNDAKIREHDNRLNKPEAWEERYSYFWEEMSVSYDFMESVSPKKINFNSESHFLSASRWRKLDLSTDFVRSTTWLATLHGMDAQLAWFWARDPDGSPEDRLEGELNFFDPALAGSFAGSVNMQPQVANEYTQVMMDLNSFSEELFALRNQKRPLRLFYSEASAINIKHHMEGLFHMYESLYFEGFPLGYATEKSIKNQDQSNWDAILVYKTQYATDAEFETLQNYLNQGGTVILDGEESLSLNEYGAKRTQKLTEGKGVLIQMDKKASIETIKSKALELISNSLPELVLQETNGLGAKGCVWRVAKNANGSYIVNLLNIGKNTAKLNLSHKNGQKLELTNMMTGEALNSDFELKSNGVLLLNVTQ; from the coding sequence ATGCCACGAAAACAAACTAACAAAAGTTTACAGTCTTTACTTTTTATTCTTGTAATTACTGTTTTTATTTCTTGTAAAAAAGAAGAACCTAAGTCTTTAGAAGCTCAAGCTCAAGACAAAATTGAAACGTTAACAAATTTAATGGATACCGCTAAAGCCAAATCTATTGATGTTACAAGAGAGGAAACCACCGTTTGGTTTGCTCACGAGTTTTTAAAATTTGCAAATTGGGATGAAGCACACCAAGACGACATCGAAAAACTATTTGGTTATTATGCACCTTTAGCTGAAGACAAAAAGAAATCGGCTGAAGATTTACCAGATTTTGAAAGAAAAAAAGTTATTCAAATCTTAGATAAAAGCATAAACGATTTAGAGCAAGTTTTAGCGGGTAAAATAACACGCAGACCAGTGGCTAAAGTCGATTGGGAGAACATTGAAGTTGCCAAAGATATGTTTTTAAGTCATGGAAAACCAGTGTTTTTATACGATTACTTTTCTAAAACTGTTGGAAAACCGCTAACCAATACAAGTGTATACAACGATTATTTAGGAAACATTTATCACGGTGGAAGTACGTTGTATGAAGTTAATCAAGACCGTGCTATTAATCCTTATATTTTAAAAGAAGATGGTACTTTCGATCAGGAAAAATTGAAACTTATTACAGATATTCCAGATACCAACGTGGGTTTTCTAATCCTTTGGAATATGGGTATGCCAGACTGGGTACATAAACAAGATCCTGAAATTGAAAAAGGACGTTCCTTATTTACTGGTTTCGATATCGATAACCCTTTAGCTAGAAAGGTTTGGAGCGATGTTATTCAAAAATCGGGTGAATTAACCAAAGGGAAAAAAGTCACACAAATGGGCTATATTTTATCTAATGAACCTCACTGGTTTTCTGAAAAAGGACACTGGACTTCTCGTTTTCATGAAATGACCGAGCTGTCTTCTTATACCATAGATAAATTAAAAAAATGGTTAGAGGTGAAATACAAGGGCAATATAAAAGCCTTGAATAAAAACTGGAATACCTCGTTTAAAAATTTCGCTGCAGTTGAAATTGAAATCCCTATCGATAAGGCCAAGCAAGGCACACCAATATGGTATGACTGGTGCCGTTATAATATGGACAGAAGTATAGATTGGTTTTCATATTTACAAGGCGAATTACGTAAAACAAATCCTGATGCCGATACAAGCATCAAAATCATGCCGAACATGTTTACCGAAAGTGGTCGTACGCATGGTATCGATACCGAAGCATTAACCAATTTAACTTCCATGATTGGTAACGATGCTAAAATTAGAGAGCATGATAATAGATTAAATAAACCAGAAGCTTGGGAGGAGCGCTACTCTTATTTCTGGGAGGAAATGAGTGTGTCTTACGATTTTATGGAATCGGTATCGCCTAAAAAAATTAATTTTAATTCAGAATCCCATTTTTTATCAGCTTCACGTTGGAGAAAACTAGACCTGTCTACAGATTTTGTAAGAAGCACCACTTGGTTAGCAACCTTGCATGGTATGGATGCCCAACTGGCTTGGTTTTGGGCAAGAGATCCAGATGGCTCGCCAGAAGATCGTTTAGAGGGCGAACTAAACTTTTTCGATCCTGCCTTAGCGGGTTCTTTTGCAGGCTCGGTTAATATGCAGCCTCAAGTGGCCAATGAATATACGCAGGTTATGATGGATTTAAATTCTTTTTCTGAAGAGTTATTTGCATTAAGAAACCAAAAAAGACCATTGCGTTTATTTTATTCTGAAGCTTCAGCAATTAATATAAAACATCATATGGAAGGCCTATTTCATATGTATGAATCTCTGTATTTTGAAGGATTTCCGTTAGGTTATGCAACCGAAAAAAGCATTAAAAATCAAGATCAATCTAACTGGGATGCTATCCTTGTTTATAAAACGCAATATGCTACCGATGCCGAATTTGAAACCTTACAAAATTATCTTAACCAAGGCGGAACGGTAATTTTAGATGGTGAAGAAAGCTTATCATTAAATGAGTATGGTGCCAAACGTACCCAAAAATTAACTGAAGGTAAGGGTGTTTTAATTCAAATGGATAAAAAAGCAAGCATCGAAACCATTAAAAGCAAAGCTTTAGAGCTAATTTCAAACAGTTTACCAGAACTTGTATTGCAAGAAACCAATGGCTTAGGCGCAAAGGGTTGTGTTTGGAGAGTTGCTAAAAATGCTAATGGAAGTTATATTGTAAACCTACTTAATATTGGTAAAAACACCGCGAAATTAAATCTGTCACATAAAAACGGTCAAAAATTAGAACTGACCAATATGATGACTGGCGAGGCTTTAAATTCAGATTTCGAGTTAAAATCAAATGGTGTATTATTATTAAATGTGACGCAATAG